A genomic segment from Janibacter sp. DB-40 encodes:
- a CDS encoding SGNH/GDSL hydrolase family protein gives MGDHPWPDGTPRGWADRLAELLAGHHGEVDYANLAVRGHRSSEVLATQVQPALALEPDVLTLTAGMNDILRPRLDVAALQQRLVEIVAPFTAKGVRVVVVPIPDIRGVTPAGRLLQSRRLLLNGLYRHLSEEHGMIPPTVTTGTVFEDRRAWAEDRLHLSELGHTRLSVAAAELLGVPATIDWASLPEGRPPRRTLRTEVTWTRRYVWPWTWRRLRGRSSGDGRSAKHPDVVRLVAER, from the coding sequence GTGGGCGACCACCCGTGGCCCGACGGCACGCCGCGCGGCTGGGCCGACCGGCTGGCCGAGCTGCTGGCCGGCCACCACGGTGAGGTCGACTACGCCAACCTCGCCGTGCGCGGGCACCGGTCCTCGGAGGTGCTCGCGACGCAGGTGCAGCCCGCGCTCGCACTCGAGCCCGATGTGCTCACCCTGACGGCGGGCATGAACGACATCCTGCGTCCGCGACTGGACGTGGCGGCGCTGCAACAACGGCTGGTCGAGATCGTCGCCCCCTTCACCGCGAAGGGGGTCCGCGTGGTCGTCGTCCCCATCCCCGACATCCGCGGCGTCACCCCGGCCGGACGGCTGCTGCAGAGTCGGCGGCTGCTGCTCAACGGGCTCTACCGCCACCTGAGCGAGGAGCACGGGATGATCCCGCCGACGGTGACGACCGGCACGGTCTTCGAGGACCGGCGCGCGTGGGCCGAGGACCGGTTGCACCTCTCCGAGCTCGGACACACCCGCCTGTCGGTCGCGGCGGCCGAGCTCCTGGGGGTGCCGGCCACCATCGACTGGGCGAGCCTGCCCGAGGGGCGGCCGCCCCGCCGGACCCTGCGCACCGAGGTGACCTGGACGCGGCGCTACGTCTGGCCCTGGACGTGGCGTCGCCTCCGCGGGCGTTCGTCGGGGGACGGGCGCAGCGCGAAGCACCCCGACGTCGTGCGGTTGGTCGCCGAGCGCTGA
- a CDS encoding RDD family protein: MSSSTGRRGADHGEGGSHAPFGRRLIALAIDWAACLLITNGLVGRLVELSPAAFSFLPLGLLFLVHLIGVTLGGASFGHRLLGLRVVPVHGEWVTPLRSAVRAALLCLVIPPIVVLTDDGRGLHDRAAGTRILRTR, encoded by the coding sequence GTGAGCAGCAGCACGGGCCGTCGCGGAGCCGACCACGGCGAAGGGGGCAGCCACGCCCCCTTCGGACGTCGCCTGATCGCGTTGGCCATCGACTGGGCCGCGTGCCTGCTGATCACCAACGGCCTCGTCGGCCGGCTCGTCGAGCTCAGCCCGGCCGCCTTCTCCTTCCTCCCGCTCGGGTTGCTCTTCCTCGTCCACCTCATCGGGGTCACCCTCGGCGGCGCCTCCTTCGGCCACCGTCTCCTGGGGCTACGGGTGGTGCCGGTGCACGGGGAGTGGGTCACCCCCCTTCGCTCAGCCGTGCGGGCCGCCCTGCTGTGCCTGGTGATCCCACCGATCGTCGTCCTGACCGACGACGGCCGCGGCCTGCACGACCGTGCCGCCGGCACCCGCATCTTGCGCACCCGATGA
- a CDS encoding glycosyltransferase family 4 protein: MRRVAYVSTDPGVPVFGSKGASVHVQAVVRELLRRGCEVHLVAARVGGDRPRGLDDVVVHELPKITGEPGAEREASARASAAAAAGVLAGLHGEQPLDLVYERYSLWSDAAMTWTRYHEVDGVLEVNAPLIDEQAQHRVLADRAGAETIAGQAFDSATSVVTVSGPVADWVAERTSNRNVTVVPNGVDTAYITPGGSASRDADGFTVGFVGTLKPWHGVEVLLEAFARLVRTDADARLRLVGDGPQREALSARATELGISDRVDLVGAVAPEEMPAELAAMDVAVAPYPQLPDFYFSPLKIYEYLAAGLPVVASDIGPCADILDDGDLGMLVTPGDVTELAAVLAGLRHDDLMRTDLGRAGRDAAVARHDWSRVVSRILATVPTRARSLADDLLGQGS, from the coding sequence ATGAGGCGCGTCGCCTACGTCAGCACCGATCCGGGGGTACCCGTCTTCGGGAGCAAGGGTGCCTCCGTCCACGTCCAGGCCGTCGTGCGCGAGCTGCTGCGACGCGGGTGCGAGGTGCACCTGGTCGCCGCCCGTGTCGGCGGGGACCGTCCCCGAGGGCTCGATGACGTCGTCGTCCACGAGCTGCCGAAGATCACCGGGGAGCCCGGTGCCGAGCGGGAGGCCTCCGCCCGGGCTTCGGCCGCGGCCGCTGCCGGGGTGCTGGCCGGACTGCACGGCGAGCAGCCGCTCGACCTGGTGTACGAGCGCTACTCCCTGTGGTCGGATGCCGCCATGACCTGGACCCGGTACCACGAGGTCGACGGCGTGCTGGAGGTCAACGCACCCCTGATCGACGAGCAGGCGCAGCACCGGGTCCTCGCCGACCGGGCCGGCGCCGAGACCATCGCCGGGCAGGCCTTCGACTCCGCCACCTCGGTCGTCACCGTCTCGGGCCCGGTCGCCGACTGGGTCGCCGAGCGCACGAGCAACCGCAACGTCACCGTCGTGCCCAACGGCGTGGACACCGCGTACATCACGCCGGGCGGTTCCGCGTCTCGAGACGCCGACGGCTTCACCGTCGGCTTCGTCGGCACCCTCAAGCCCTGGCACGGGGTCGAGGTGCTGCTGGAGGCCTTCGCCCGCCTCGTCCGCACCGACGCGGACGCCAGGTTGCGGCTCGTCGGTGACGGACCGCAGCGCGAAGCGCTGAGCGCCCGTGCCACCGAGCTGGGGATCTCCGACCGCGTCGACCTCGTCGGTGCCGTGGCGCCGGAGGAGATGCCCGCCGAGCTCGCCGCCATGGACGTCGCGGTCGCGCCGTACCCGCAGCTGCCCGACTTCTACTTCTCCCCGCTGAAGATCTACGAGTACCTCGCCGCGGGCCTGCCCGTCGTCGCCAGCGACATCGGTCCGTGCGCCGACATCCTCGACGACGGCGACCTGGGGATGCTCGTCACCCCCGGCGACGTGACCGAGCTCGCGGCCGTCCTGGCCGGCCTGCGTCATGATGACCTCATGCGCACCGATCTCGGCCGGGCCGGTCGGGACGCGGCCGTGGCGCGACACGACTGGAGCCGCGTCGTCTCGCGCATCCTGGCCACGGTCCCCACCCGGGCTCGCTCGCTCGCCGACGACCTCCTCGGGCAGGGCTCATGA
- a CDS encoding glycosyltransferase, whose amino-acid sequence MTATTTDSAPRVGYVLKMYPRFSETFIVHEILQQEAAGTHVEIFSLRLPIDGRFHESLARVQAPVTYLSREHKVSQFWTALREAALEVPTITDHLDELLAAQEDEALAAVQLAGAIRRSGLEHLHAHFGSIAAEVARLAARLAGITWSFTAHAKDIFHEEVDPASLATRLREAHTTVTVSDFNLRHLQETFGDDADRVVRLYNSVDLAAFPFTAKGVTPGPVRVAAVGRLVEKKGFGDLLTAVAALVADGREVHLDLVGTGPLEATLREQVHTLGLGEVVTMHGALPQTRVREIVAAADVFAAPCVIGADGNRDGLPTVLLEALALGTPAVSTPVTGIPEIVRDEETGLLVPESDPSALAAAIARIVDEPAESVRRALAARELLEADFDFRDHAVTLQGIFRRAIASRTGEAAGRAAVSTSGARA is encoded by the coding sequence ATGACCGCCACGACCACCGACTCCGCCCCCCGCGTCGGGTACGTGCTGAAGATGTACCCGCGCTTCTCCGAAACCTTCATCGTCCACGAGATCCTCCAGCAGGAGGCCGCAGGGACGCACGTGGAGATCTTCTCCCTGCGCCTGCCGATCGACGGACGCTTCCACGAGTCGCTCGCCCGGGTGCAGGCGCCGGTGACCTACCTGTCGCGCGAGCACAAGGTCAGCCAGTTCTGGACCGCCCTGCGGGAGGCGGCGCTCGAGGTGCCGACGATCACCGACCACCTCGACGAGCTGCTCGCCGCACAGGAGGACGAGGCACTGGCCGCCGTCCAGCTCGCCGGCGCCATCCGTCGCTCGGGGCTGGAGCACCTGCACGCGCACTTCGGCTCCATCGCCGCCGAGGTGGCGCGCCTGGCGGCCCGGCTGGCCGGCATCACCTGGTCCTTCACCGCGCACGCCAAGGACATCTTCCACGAGGAGGTCGACCCGGCCTCCCTCGCGACGAGGCTGCGCGAGGCGCACACGACCGTGACGGTCAGCGACTTCAACCTGCGCCACCTGCAGGAGACGTTCGGCGACGATGCCGACCGCGTGGTCCGGTTGTACAACAGCGTGGACCTCGCGGCCTTCCCCTTCACGGCGAAGGGGGTCACCCCCGGCCCCGTCCGCGTCGCCGCGGTCGGTCGGCTGGTGGAGAAGAAGGGCTTCGGCGACCTGCTCACCGCCGTCGCGGCACTCGTGGCGGACGGCCGGGAGGTCCACCTCGATCTCGTGGGGACCGGACCGCTCGAGGCAACCCTGCGTGAGCAGGTGCACACGCTCGGTCTGGGCGAGGTGGTGACCATGCACGGCGCCCTGCCGCAGACCCGGGTGCGCGAGATCGTCGCCGCCGCCGATGTCTTCGCCGCCCCGTGCGTCATCGGGGCCGACGGCAACCGCGACGGCCTCCCGACCGTGCTGCTCGAGGCGCTCGCCCTGGGCACGCCCGCGGTGTCCACCCCGGTGACCGGCATCCCCGAGATCGTGCGTGACGAGGAGACCGGCCTGCTCGTCCCCGAGTCTGACCCGAGTGCCCTCGCCGCGGCGATCGCACGCATCGTCGACGAGCCGGCAGAGTCGGTCCGCAGGGCCCTGGCCGCCCGGGAGCTGCTCGAGGCCGACTTCGACTTCCGCGACCACGCGGTGACCCTGCAGGGGATCTTCCGGCGGGCGATCGCCTCCCGTACCGGCGAGGCCGCCGGGCGGGCCGCCGTCAGCACGTCAGGAGCCCGGGCATGA
- a CDS encoding glycosyltransferase: MTTPRRRRIAFYSHDTQGLGHIRRNIALAGAIVAAEPRTDVLILTGAPQATSLPLPPNTEVVTVPTVAKDADGRYAAGTFAMDLTSVLTLRSNLITTALMAFAPDVVVVDKVARGLDGELEQGLAALRAVRGHTTGARPRVVLGLRDILDDPLTAIREWRTAGTTQVIEDHYDEVWVYGDRSVVDVARDYDLPAAVAAKIRYTGYLAEGRSEGLVAPRDEPRRRPVPRPYVLCMVGGGQDGYDTALAFARTTYPAGHTGVIVTGPYMQPSLRRRLTAIAEEREDLVVRDFVTNSIELIAGARAVVSMGGYNTVCEVLTEDVPALVVPRVRPRREQLVRAERLSCLGLVDSMHPDDVVPERLSAWLAGVVSAPAARDRGVIALDGLRRVPTFVAELHSASAPSDVLQEMAS, from the coding sequence ATGACCACCCCACGCCGGCGCCGGATCGCGTTCTACTCCCACGACACCCAGGGACTGGGCCACATCCGCCGCAACATCGCGCTCGCCGGGGCGATCGTCGCCGCCGAACCGCGCACGGACGTCCTCATCCTCACCGGCGCACCACAGGCCACGTCCCTGCCCCTCCCGCCGAACACCGAGGTCGTCACCGTCCCGACCGTGGCCAAGGACGCCGACGGGCGCTACGCCGCCGGGACCTTCGCGATGGACCTCACCTCGGTGCTCACCCTGCGCTCGAACCTCATCACGACAGCCCTGATGGCCTTCGCCCCGGACGTCGTGGTCGTCGACAAGGTCGCCCGCGGCCTCGACGGTGAGCTCGAGCAGGGCCTGGCCGCCCTGCGCGCCGTCCGCGGCCACACCACCGGCGCCCGTCCGCGCGTCGTGCTCGGCCTGCGCGACATCCTCGACGACCCGCTCACCGCCATCCGCGAGTGGCGGACCGCCGGCACCACGCAGGTGATCGAGGACCACTACGACGAGGTGTGGGTCTACGGTGACCGGTCGGTCGTCGACGTGGCCCGCGACTACGACCTGCCGGCCGCCGTCGCTGCCAAGATCCGCTACACCGGCTACCTCGCCGAGGGCCGCTCGGAGGGCCTGGTCGCCCCCCGTGACGAGCCGCGTCGCCGTCCCGTCCCGCGCCCCTACGTGCTGTGCATGGTCGGCGGCGGCCAGGACGGCTACGACACGGCACTCGCCTTCGCCCGCACCACCTACCCGGCCGGGCACACCGGTGTCATCGTGACCGGTCCGTACATGCAGCCCTCGCTCCGGCGGCGCCTCACCGCGATCGCCGAGGAGCGCGAGGACCTCGTCGTCCGGGACTTCGTCACCAACAGCATCGAGCTCATCGCCGGTGCCCGGGCGGTCGTGTCCATGGGCGGCTACAACACGGTCTGCGAGGTGCTCACCGAGGACGTCCCCGCGCTCGTCGTCCCGCGGGTGCGGCCCCGCCGCGAGCAGCTCGTGCGCGCCGAGCGCCTGAGCTGCCTGGGCCTGGTCGACTCGATGCACCCCGACGACGTCGTGCCCGAGCGGTTGTCCGCCTGGCTCGCCGGCGTCGTGAGCGCCCCCGCCGCACGGGACCGTGGCGTCATCGCCCTCGACGGGCTGCGTCGCGTCCCCACCTTCGTCGCCGAGCTGCACTCCGCCTCGGCACCGTCCGACGTCCTGCAGGAGATGGCCAGCTGA
- a CDS encoding FAD-binding oxidoreductase, whose protein sequence is MAYDQSLWFETAGEDWTPRPPLPGDREADIVIVGAGLTGLWTAYYLTEVDPTLRVVVVEAEIAGFGASGRNGGWCSALFPRSTAALAGMAGPEAAVAMTAAMRATVDEVADVLRRERLDADFAKGGTVVAARGPAQRGRADAEVADARRWGDTPDDLALLTGEELRQHVRIAGAEGGTYTPHCAALHPAKLVRGLARVLEARGVVIHEQTPAIALAPGRVTTTRGTVRAEVVVRATEGYTPSIRGQRRAVAPVYSLMVATEPLPADVWERIGLERRQTFSDFRNVIIYGQRTADDRLAFGGRGAPYHFGSRVRAGFEDEPRVFAALRSTLVDLFPVLADATITHRWGGALGVPRDWCASVAFDPQTGAARAGGYVGDGLSTTNLAGRTLSDLILRRDTDLVRLPWVGHRSPVWEPEPLRWLGINAGLKAMELADVEERWTGRPSGVARLMRPLIGG, encoded by the coding sequence ATGGCCTACGACCAATCGCTGTGGTTCGAGACCGCCGGCGAGGACTGGACCCCGCGCCCACCACTGCCCGGTGACCGCGAGGCCGACATCGTCATCGTCGGGGCCGGTCTCACCGGCCTCTGGACCGCCTACTACCTCACCGAGGTCGACCCGACGCTGCGGGTGGTCGTGGTCGAGGCCGAGATCGCCGGCTTCGGCGCCTCCGGGCGCAACGGCGGCTGGTGCTCCGCGCTCTTCCCCCGCTCGACCGCCGCGCTCGCCGGCATGGCCGGGCCCGAGGCCGCGGTCGCGATGACGGCAGCCATGCGCGCGACCGTGGACGAGGTGGCCGATGTGCTGCGCAGGGAGCGGCTGGACGCCGACTTCGCCAAGGGCGGCACCGTCGTGGCCGCCCGCGGGCCGGCCCAGCGCGGGCGCGCCGACGCGGAGGTCGCCGACGCGCGCCGCTGGGGCGACACACCGGACGATCTGGCACTCCTGACGGGCGAGGAGCTCCGGCAGCACGTGCGCATCGCCGGCGCAGAGGGCGGGACCTACACCCCGCACTGCGCCGCACTGCACCCGGCGAAGCTGGTGCGCGGTCTGGCCCGCGTGCTCGAGGCGCGGGGCGTGGTGATCCACGAGCAGACGCCGGCCATCGCCCTCGCCCCCGGCCGGGTCACGACCACCCGCGGCACGGTGCGCGCCGAGGTCGTGGTGCGCGCCACCGAGGGGTACACCCCGAGCATCCGTGGTCAGCGCCGGGCAGTGGCACCGGTCTACTCACTGATGGTCGCCACGGAGCCGCTGCCCGCGGACGTGTGGGAGCGCATCGGTCTGGAGCGGCGCCAGACCTTCAGTGACTTCCGGAACGTGATCATCTACGGGCAGCGGACCGCGGACGACAGGCTCGCCTTCGGCGGCCGTGGCGCGCCGTACCACTTCGGCTCCCGGGTCCGCGCAGGTTTCGAGGACGAGCCCCGGGTGTTCGCGGCGCTGCGGTCCACGCTGGTCGACCTGTTCCCCGTGCTTGCCGACGCGACGATCACCCACCGCTGGGGAGGCGCGCTGGGGGTGCCCCGGGACTGGTGCGCGTCGGTCGCCTTCGACCCGCAGACCGGTGCCGCCCGTGCCGGTGGCTACGTCGGCGACGGTCTGAGCACCACCAACCTGGCCGGTCGCACCCTGAGTGACCTCATTTTGCGGCGCGACACCGACCTGGTCCGGCTGCCCTGGGTCGGTCACCGCTCACCGGTGTGGGAGCCGGAGCCGCTGCGGTGGCTGGGGATCAACGCCGGGCTGAAGGCCATGGAGCTGGCCGACGTCGAGGAGCGCTGGACCGGCCGGCCCAGCGGAGTGGCGCGACTGATGCGGCCGTTGATCGGGGGCTGA
- the glnA gene encoding type I glutamate--ammonia ligase: MFSSPDEVLDFIKAEDVKFVDIRFCDLPGIMQHFNVPAESVDEDFFTEGQMFDGSSIRGFQAIHESDMKLVPDIATAYLDPFREEKTLIVNFSIVDPFTGEQYSRDPRNVAAKAEAYLESTGIADTAFFGAEAEFYVFDDVRFDTQPQGSYYFLDSIEAAWNSGRKEEGGNQGYKTAFKGGYFPVPPVDHFADLRDRVCVNLKSVGINVERSHHEVGTAGQQEINYRFNTLLKSGDDIMKFKYVVKNTAWADGRTATFMPKPIFGDNGSGMHTHQSLWKDGEPLFYDETGYGGLSDIARWYIGGLLKHAPALLAFTNPTANSYHRLVPGFEAPINLVYSARNRSACIRIPIAGNSPKAKRVEFRIPDPSSNPYLCFAAQLMAGIDGIKNRIEPPEPIDKDLYELPPEEHEAIEQVPTTLPEVLTALEADHEFLLEGDVFTADLIETWIAWKRENEVLPLQMRPHPHEFEMYFDI, translated from the coding sequence TTGTTCAGCTCCCCTGACGAGGTTCTTGACTTCATCAAGGCCGAGGACGTCAAGTTCGTCGACATCCGGTTCTGCGACCTGCCCGGCATCATGCAGCACTTCAACGTGCCCGCCGAGAGCGTCGACGAGGACTTCTTCACCGAGGGCCAGATGTTCGACGGGTCCTCGATCCGCGGCTTCCAGGCCATCCACGAGTCGGACATGAAGCTCGTGCCGGACATCGCCACGGCGTACCTGGACCCCTTCCGCGAGGAGAAGACGCTCATCGTCAACTTCTCCATCGTCGATCCCTTCACCGGTGAGCAGTACAGCCGCGACCCGCGCAACGTCGCGGCGAAGGCCGAGGCGTACCTGGAGTCCACGGGCATCGCCGACACGGCCTTCTTCGGCGCCGAGGCGGAGTTCTACGTCTTCGACGACGTGCGCTTCGACACCCAGCCCCAGGGCAGCTACTACTTCCTCGACTCGATCGAGGCCGCGTGGAACTCCGGGCGCAAGGAGGAGGGCGGCAACCAGGGCTACAAGACCGCCTTCAAGGGTGGGTACTTCCCCGTCCCGCCGGTCGACCACTTCGCCGACCTGCGCGACAGGGTCTGCGTGAACCTCAAGTCCGTCGGCATCAACGTCGAGCGCAGCCACCACGAGGTCGGCACCGCCGGCCAGCAGGAGATCAACTACCGCTTCAACACCCTGCTGAAGTCCGGCGACGACATCATGAAGTTCAAGTACGTCGTCAAGAACACCGCGTGGGCGGACGGGCGGACGGCGACCTTCATGCCGAAGCCGATCTTCGGGGACAACGGCTCGGGGATGCACACCCACCAGAGCCTGTGGAAGGACGGCGAGCCGCTCTTCTACGACGAGACCGGTTACGGCGGCCTGTCCGACATCGCCCGCTGGTACATCGGTGGCCTGCTCAAGCACGCCCCGGCGCTGCTCGCCTTCACCAACCCGACGGCCAACAGCTACCACCGCCTGGTGCCGGGCTTCGAGGCGCCGATCAACCTCGTGTACTCGGCGCGCAACCGCTCGGCCTGCATCCGCATCCCGATCGCGGGCAACTCCCCCAAGGCCAAGCGTGTGGAGTTCCGCATCCCGGACCCCTCGAGCAACCCGTACCTGTGCTTCGCCGCGCAGCTGATGGCCGGCATCGACGGCATCAAGAACCGCATCGAGCCCCCGGAGCCGATCGACAAGGACCTCTACGAGCTGCCGCCGGAGGAGCACGAGGCCATCGAGCAGGTCCCCACGACCCTGCCCGAGGTGCTCACGGCACTGGAGGCGGACCACGAGTTCCTGCTCGAGGGTGACGTCTTCACCGCCGACCTCATCGAGACCTGGATCGCGTGGAAGCGCGAGAACGAGGTGCTCCCGCTGCAGATGCGTCCGCACCCGCACGAGTTCGAGATGTACTTCGACATCTGA